The Amycolatopsis viridis genome window below encodes:
- a CDS encoding oxygenase MpaB family protein, with amino-acid sequence MSGYWLRRIARCDPERDHQEIYRISIGFEFPWDYQRALEFALFRTYCVPSISHLLAATGEFEQRPQKRYDDTAVLMAELAEHGYDSPRGREALSTINRMHGRYRISNDDMRYVLSTFVYDPVDWIDEFGWRRLHENERQAAYFYFREVGRRMGIKDIPGDFDAFREFKDAYEEANFVPSPDNHRIGRYTVDLFCSWFPKPVRPAVALGVRSLLDDRMLAAFGFGPAPAWAGHAVQAGLRARAALVRPLPPRRKSKLLHSKVRSYPGYPTGYSPSDLGAAGPPADIDPALLRRRSR; translated from the coding sequence ATGAGCGGGTACTGGTTGCGCCGGATCGCGCGGTGCGACCCGGAGCGGGACCACCAGGAGATCTACCGGATCTCCATCGGCTTCGAGTTCCCCTGGGACTACCAGCGGGCGCTGGAGTTCGCCCTGTTCCGGACCTACTGCGTGCCGAGCATCTCGCACCTGCTCGCCGCGACCGGCGAGTTCGAGCAGCGGCCGCAGAAGCGCTACGACGACACCGCCGTGCTGATGGCGGAACTGGCCGAGCACGGGTACGACTCGCCACGGGGCCGGGAAGCGCTGAGCACGATCAACCGGATGCACGGCCGGTACCGCATCAGCAACGACGACATGCGGTACGTGCTGTCGACGTTCGTCTACGACCCGGTCGACTGGATCGACGAGTTCGGGTGGCGGCGGCTGCACGAGAACGAACGGCAGGCCGCGTACTTCTACTTCCGCGAGGTCGGCCGGCGCATGGGGATCAAGGACATCCCCGGCGACTTCGACGCGTTCCGCGAGTTCAAGGACGCTTACGAGGAGGCGAACTTCGTCCCCTCGCCGGACAACCACCGGATCGGCCGGTACACGGTGGACCTGTTCTGCTCCTGGTTCCCGAAGCCGGTCCGGCCCGCCGTGGCGCTGGGCGTGCGCAGCCTGCTGGACGACCGGATGCTCGCGGCGTTCGGGTTCGGCCCGGCCCCGGCCTGGGCCGGTCACGCGGTGCAGGCCGGGCTGCGCGCGCGGGCGGCGCTGGTGCGGCCGCTTCCGCCGCGCCGCAAGTCCAAGCTGCTGCACTCGAAGGTGCGCAGCTACCCCGGCTACCCCACGGGCTACTCGCCGTCGGACCTCGGCGCCGCCGGGCCACCGGCGGACATCGATCCGGCTCTGCTGCGCCGCCGGTCCCGCTGA
- a CDS encoding TetR/AcrR family transcriptional regulator, with protein sequence MEPTSLRTYGGVAGEDRRAERRAQLLEAGLELLGAREGDRNLTVRGVCRRAGLAARYFYENFADRNALAVAVHDRVVEGIAATTLDAVQNAPGDARAKTHAGLSRLVRTIAEDPRTGFLLFSPALHDTVLAERRAAAARWFAALLGLQAREFYGMPSTARLDLFAEMLVGGLSQALTSWLEGTLPLSEEDLVEHCTEVFLAVSRIAGTAG encoded by the coding sequence GTGGAACCGACATCGCTGCGCACCTACGGCGGCGTCGCCGGCGAGGACCGGCGGGCCGAGCGCCGCGCGCAGCTCCTCGAAGCCGGCCTGGAGCTGCTCGGCGCGCGCGAGGGCGACCGGAACCTCACGGTGCGGGGGGTGTGCCGGCGGGCCGGGCTGGCCGCGCGGTACTTCTACGAGAACTTCGCCGACCGGAACGCGCTCGCCGTGGCGGTCCACGACCGGGTGGTCGAGGGCATCGCCGCGACGACCCTCGACGCCGTCCAGAACGCACCAGGCGACGCCAGGGCCAAGACCCACGCCGGGCTGAGCCGACTGGTCCGCACGATCGCCGAGGACCCGCGCACCGGCTTCCTGCTGTTCTCCCCGGCGCTGCACGACACCGTCCTCGCCGAGCGGCGCGCCGCCGCCGCGCGCTGGTTCGCCGCGCTGCTGGGCCTGCAGGCACGTGAGTTCTACGGAATGCCCTCCACCGCGCGGCTCGACCTGTTCGCCGAGATGCTGGTCGGCGGGCTGTCGCAGGCGCTGACCTCGTGGCTGGAGGGCACCCTCCCACTGTCCGAAGAGGACCTGGTGGAGCACTGCACCGAGGTCTTCCTGGCCGTGTCGCGGATCGCGGGAACGGCTGGGTAG
- a CDS encoding oxygenase MpaB family protein has product MPRATTRLGDAVLGAGLLAGSANVIMQLAHPSVGHGVVESRVARGNLYRHPVKRSRTTVTYLAVAALGTEEERRAYRRAVNAAHAGVRSTAASPVPYHACDPELQLWVAACLYRGFEDVHEAFLGPLADPDGEIYRSSAVLGTTLQVRQDMWPPDRAAFEEYWRTAVEQISIDPVVREYLMGIAELKFLPEVVSRALGPVHRFVTTGFLPARFRDEMQLGWTPRDQRRFDRLCRVVALAVRLSPPPVRAFPFNVCLWDLRRRLRTGRPLV; this is encoded by the coding sequence ATGCCCCGGGCCACCACCCGCCTCGGCGACGCCGTGCTCGGCGCCGGCCTCCTGGCCGGTTCCGCGAACGTGATCATGCAGCTCGCGCACCCGTCCGTCGGCCACGGCGTGGTGGAGAGCCGCGTGGCCCGCGGGAACCTGTACCGGCACCCGGTCAAGCGGAGCCGGACCACCGTGACCTACCTGGCCGTCGCCGCGCTCGGCACCGAGGAGGAGCGCCGGGCCTACCGCAGGGCGGTCAACGCCGCACACGCCGGCGTGCGCTCCACCGCGGCCAGCCCGGTGCCCTACCACGCCTGCGACCCGGAGCTCCAGTTGTGGGTCGCCGCGTGCCTCTACCGGGGCTTCGAGGACGTCCACGAGGCGTTCCTCGGCCCGCTGGCGGACCCGGACGGCGAGATCTACCGGAGTTCGGCCGTCCTGGGCACGACGTTGCAGGTCCGGCAGGACATGTGGCCGCCGGACCGGGCGGCGTTCGAGGAGTACTGGCGCACGGCGGTCGAGCAGATCTCGATCGACCCGGTGGTGCGCGAGTACCTGATGGGGATCGCGGAGCTGAAGTTCCTGCCCGAGGTCGTCAGCCGGGCGCTCGGGCCAGTCCACCGGTTCGTCACCACCGGGTTCCTGCCCGCCCGCTTCCGGGACGAGATGCAGCTCGGCTGGACGCCCCGCGACCAGCGCCGGTTCGACCGGCTGTGCCGGGTGGTCGCCCTCGCGGTGCGGCTGTCGCCCCCGCCGGTGCGGGCGTTCCCGTTCAACGTCTGCCTGTGGGACCTGCGGCGCCGTCTGCGCACCGGCCGGCCGCTCGTCTGA
- a CDS encoding MAB_1171c family putative transporter, with amino-acid sequence MSPADLETVGTDVLVPGTLALWAALVVRAPAALRSPPRRRMLIALASLATSITIALDPVAGLLERAFRLGTSCGIVTNVWGVISSALILDFVLAATSRRRPLLVYGAAAVAGTTLVLLTTGAATTGCVTPGDVPWFGLFWWLLCLAHVLGTAPAAVLCARYAQRATTRPLCAGLSMLTAGFASSTVFWGVVAPAYLVTRSPWLGAAFSLNAGLTAWIMAIGVALPQLLRMHRAACDRRTARRLEPVWRQLVASVPHVHLPESGHWASDLRLYRRIIEIRDAILVLAGYAGADTIEAARAHVRGRPGAEALAAACWLPLAQAAKARGEAPRATAAPASESGTEWADEVAFALTLAEHWDSPLVRAFRQEPQRQR; translated from the coding sequence GTGAGCCCGGCGGACCTGGAGACCGTGGGCACCGACGTCCTCGTTCCCGGCACCCTCGCGCTCTGGGCGGCGCTGGTCGTGCGCGCCCCGGCCGCCCTGCGCTCGCCGCCGCGGCGGCGCATGCTGATCGCGCTCGCGAGCCTCGCCACCTCGATCACCATCGCCCTCGATCCGGTGGCCGGGCTGCTCGAGCGCGCCTTCCGGCTCGGCACCAGCTGCGGGATCGTGACGAACGTCTGGGGCGTCATCAGCTCCGCCCTCATCCTCGACTTCGTCCTGGCCGCCACCTCCCGCCGCCGCCCGCTGCTCGTCTACGGCGCCGCGGCCGTAGCCGGCACCACCCTGGTGCTGCTCACCACCGGCGCCGCCACCACGGGCTGCGTCACCCCGGGCGATGTGCCCTGGTTCGGCCTGTTCTGGTGGCTGCTGTGCCTGGCGCATGTCCTGGGCACCGCCCCGGCCGCCGTGCTGTGCGCCCGGTACGCGCAGCGCGCCACGACGCGGCCGCTGTGCGCGGGCTTGTCCATGCTCACCGCGGGATTCGCCTCGTCCACGGTCTTCTGGGGCGTGGTCGCGCCCGCCTACCTGGTGACCCGGTCCCCGTGGCTGGGCGCGGCGTTCTCCCTCAACGCCGGCCTCACCGCGTGGATCATGGCGATCGGCGTGGCGTTGCCGCAGCTGCTGCGGATGCACCGCGCCGCGTGCGACCGCCGGACGGCGCGGCGGCTGGAACCGGTGTGGCGGCAGCTGGTCGCCTCGGTGCCGCACGTCCACCTGCCGGAGAGCGGTCACTGGGCGAGCGACCTGCGGCTGTACCGGCGGATCATCGAGATCCGGGACGCGATCCTGGTCCTGGCCGGCTACGCGGGTGCGGACACGATCGAGGCGGCCCGGGCGCACGTGCGCGGCCGGCCCGGCGCGGAAGCCCTCGCCGCCGCCTGCTGGCTGCCACTCGCCCAAGCGGCGAAGGCACGCGGGGAAGCGCCCCGGGCGACCGCGGCCCCGGCGAGCGAGTCGGGCACGGAGTGGGCCGACGAGGTCGCCTTCGCCCTCACCCTCGCCGAGCACTGGGACTCCCCGCTGGTGCGGGCGTTCCGCCAGGAGCCACAACGTCAGCGGTAG
- a CDS encoding Gfo/Idh/MocA family protein encodes MSEPLRAGVIGAGFIGAVHARAVRTLGQDLVAVAASTPARSREAAAELGARTAVDSAEELAAAPEVDVVHICTPNALHAPLTRIALAAGKHVVLEKPVGMNTAEVADLRQRWRDTDRVVAVPFAYRFYPVVREMRERLGGARIRLVHGVYLQDWLSRDTDTNWRVRSELGGPSRAFGDIGVHWCDLAEFVTGQRIARVHAVLPRAVPVRAGSEVDTEDAALVQFETGQGVFGSAVISQISPGRRNQLQLRVDTPDTEYAFDQHDPEILWMGRRDGTRILHRGDPGLGPDATSRNLVPAGHPQGYLDSFTGFVADAYAAMRGEKPDGLPTLADGARAAAITEAVLASAARRDWVDVTPG; translated from the coding sequence GTGAGCGAGCCGTTGCGCGCCGGGGTCATTGGTGCGGGGTTCATCGGAGCCGTGCACGCCCGCGCCGTGCGCACCCTGGGCCAGGACCTGGTCGCGGTCGCTGCCTCCACACCCGCGCGGTCCCGGGAGGCCGCGGCGGAACTGGGCGCCCGCACCGCCGTCGACAGCGCCGAGGAGCTCGCGGCCGCGCCGGAGGTCGACGTGGTGCACATCTGCACCCCGAACGCGCTGCACGCCCCGCTCACCCGGATCGCGCTCGCCGCCGGCAAGCACGTCGTGCTGGAGAAGCCGGTGGGCATGAACACCGCCGAGGTGGCCGACCTCCGGCAGCGCTGGCGCGACACGGACCGGGTGGTGGCCGTCCCGTTCGCCTACCGCTTCTACCCGGTGGTGCGCGAGATGCGGGAGCGGCTGGGCGGCGCGCGGATCCGTCTGGTCCACGGCGTCTACCTGCAGGACTGGCTCTCCCGTGACACCGACACGAACTGGCGGGTGCGGTCCGAGCTGGGCGGCCCCTCCCGCGCCTTCGGCGACATCGGCGTGCACTGGTGCGACCTGGCGGAATTCGTCACCGGACAGCGGATCGCGCGGGTGCACGCCGTCCTGCCGCGCGCCGTGCCGGTGCGCGCCGGGTCCGAAGTGGACACCGAGGACGCGGCGCTGGTGCAGTTCGAGACCGGCCAGGGCGTGTTCGGCTCCGCCGTGATCAGCCAGATCTCCCCTGGCCGCCGCAACCAGCTCCAGCTGCGCGTCGACACCCCGGACACCGAGTACGCCTTCGACCAGCACGATCCGGAGATCCTGTGGATGGGCCGCCGGGACGGCACGCGCATCCTGCACCGCGGCGACCCCGGCCTCGGCCCGGACGCGACGTCCCGCAACCTCGTCCCCGCCGGTCACCCGCAGGGTTATCTCGACTCCTTCACCGGTTTCGTCGCCGACGCCTACGCCGCGATGCGCGGCGAGAAGCCCGACGGGCTGCCGACGCTGGCGGACGGGGCGCGCGCCGCGGCGATCACGGAGGCGGTCCTGGCGTCCGCGGCCCGCCGCGACTGGGTGGACGTCACGCCCGGCTGA
- a CDS encoding ROK family protein: protein MTATIPSDQLDDLVQVLDLVRSGTARTRPELGRRSGLGRTVISQRVGHLMRAGLLEDGELGPSSGGRAPRELRFRSGAGVILTAELGATSINAGLTDLAGNLLAQRTEPTDVARGPEPVLAQVGALFDELLAARPDAVVWGVGIGLPGPVEFATGRPSAPPIMPGWDGYPVRDHFARRHHAPVWVDNEVNTMTLGEFRAGVAAGAGDYLYVKIGTGIGAGLISGGRLHRGSQGCAGDIGHTAARADTTVVCRCGNIGCLEALAGGAALARDGEAAAKEGRSPVLAERLAAGGVVTAEDVAWAAQNGDRAALELIQRAGRLIGDQLAMLVSFFNPSLLLIGGGVAGAGDHLLATIREVIYGRSLPLATRDLRIVRSSLGEKAGVVGAAFMVLDELFTRDRLARWIDAGSPAGLPELAEADRA from the coding sequence GTGACCGCAACCATCCCGTCCGACCAGCTCGACGATCTGGTCCAGGTGCTCGACCTGGTGCGCTCCGGCACCGCCCGGACCCGTCCCGAGCTGGGCCGCCGGTCCGGGCTGGGGCGCACGGTCATCAGCCAGCGCGTCGGCCACCTGATGCGCGCCGGGCTGCTCGAGGACGGTGAGCTCGGCCCCTCCAGCGGCGGCCGCGCGCCGCGCGAACTGCGCTTCCGGTCCGGAGCCGGGGTGATCCTCACCGCCGAACTGGGCGCGACCAGCATCAACGCCGGGCTCACCGACCTGGCCGGGAACCTGCTCGCCCAGCGCACCGAGCCCACGGATGTCGCGCGCGGTCCGGAGCCGGTGCTGGCCCAGGTCGGCGCGCTGTTCGACGAGCTGCTGGCCGCCCGGCCGGACGCGGTGGTGTGGGGCGTCGGCATCGGGCTGCCCGGACCGGTGGAGTTCGCCACCGGCCGGCCGAGCGCCCCGCCGATCATGCCGGGCTGGGACGGCTACCCGGTGCGTGACCACTTCGCACGGCGGCACCACGCGCCGGTGTGGGTGGACAACGAGGTCAACACGATGACACTGGGCGAGTTCCGGGCGGGCGTGGCGGCCGGGGCCGGCGACTACCTCTACGTGAAGATCGGCACCGGGATCGGCGCCGGGCTCATCTCCGGCGGCCGCCTGCACCGCGGCAGCCAGGGCTGCGCCGGCGACATCGGGCACACCGCGGCGCGTGCCGACACCACGGTCGTGTGCCGGTGCGGCAACATCGGCTGCCTGGAAGCACTGGCCGGTGGGGCGGCGCTGGCCCGCGACGGCGAGGCCGCGGCGAAGGAGGGCCGCAGCCCGGTCCTGGCCGAGCGGCTCGCTGCCGGTGGCGTGGTGACCGCGGAGGACGTGGCGTGGGCCGCGCAGAACGGCGACCGCGCGGCGCTGGAGCTGATCCAGCGCGCCGGGCGGCTGATCGGCGACCAGCTGGCGATGCTGGTCAGTTTCTTCAACCCGTCGCTGCTGCTGATCGGCGGCGGCGTGGCCGGCGCGGGCGACCACCTGCTCGCCACGATCCGCGAGGTGATCTACGGGCGGTCGCTGCCCCTGGCGACGCGGGACCTGCGGATCGTGCGCTCGTCGCTGGGCGAGAAGGCCGGCGTGGTGGGCGCGGCGTTCATGGTGCTGGACGAGCTGTTCACCCGTGACCGGCTGGCGCGCTGGATCGACGCGGGCAGTCCGGCGGGGCTGCCCGAGCTGGCCGAGGCCGACCGGGCCTGA
- a CDS encoding cold-shock protein, with protein MAQGTVKWFNAEKGFGFIAQESGPDVFVHYSEIDGNGFRSLEENQQVTFEITQGAKGPQASRVSIV; from the coding sequence ATGGCACAGGGCACCGTCAAATGGTTCAACGCCGAAAAGGGCTTCGGCTTCATCGCGCAGGAGAGCGGCCCCGACGTCTTCGTCCACTACTCGGAGATCGACGGCAACGGCTTCCGCAGCCTTGAAGAGAACCAGCAGGTGACCTTCGAGATCACGCAGGGCGCCAAGGGCCCCCAGGCGAGCCGGGTCAGCATCGTCTGA
- a CDS encoding acyl-CoA desaturase, with protein MTEMVVIRAFLIIPFVALIVAVPVFWGWGVSWLDLAVAAAFYTVSTLGITIGYHRYFTHGAFRANRPLRIALAIAGSMAAQGPVLGWVADHRRHHAFSDRAGDPHSPWLFGTSPVALAKGFWHAHMGWLFGRDRTNVDRFAPDLAADADIRAVDRLFPLWVSLSVLLPALIGGLATLSWWGALTGFLWAGLARVSFQHHVTWSVNSICHMIGDRPFASRDRSANFWPLAILSMGESWHNSHHADPTCARHGVRRGQIDVSARVIWAFERLGWAWQVRWPTEQRLARLAVKSTASTAPSKGSS; from the coding sequence ATGACCGAGATGGTGGTCATCCGCGCGTTCCTGATCATCCCGTTCGTCGCGCTGATCGTGGCCGTTCCCGTGTTCTGGGGCTGGGGGGTGAGCTGGCTCGACCTCGCGGTCGCCGCCGCCTTCTACACCGTGTCCACTTTGGGCATCACCATCGGCTACCACCGGTACTTCACCCACGGTGCGTTCCGCGCCAACCGTCCACTCCGGATCGCGCTGGCGATCGCCGGGAGCATGGCCGCGCAGGGACCGGTGCTCGGCTGGGTCGCCGACCACCGGCGGCACCACGCCTTCTCCGACCGCGCGGGTGATCCGCACTCGCCGTGGCTGTTCGGCACCTCCCCGGTCGCGCTGGCCAAGGGTTTCTGGCACGCGCACATGGGCTGGCTGTTCGGCCGCGACCGGACCAATGTGGACCGGTTCGCCCCGGACCTGGCCGCGGACGCCGACATCCGTGCGGTGGACCGGTTGTTCCCGCTGTGGGTGTCGTTGTCCGTGCTGCTGCCGGCGCTGATCGGCGGGCTGGCCACCCTGTCCTGGTGGGGCGCCCTGACCGGCTTTCTGTGGGCGGGGCTCGCGCGGGTGTCCTTCCAGCACCACGTGACCTGGTCGGTCAACTCGATCTGCCACATGATCGGCGACCGCCCGTTCGCCAGCCGGGACCGCTCGGCCAACTTCTGGCCGCTGGCGATCCTGTCCATGGGCGAGTCGTGGCACAACTCCCACCACGCCGATCCGACCTGCGCCCGGCATGGCGTGCGCCGCGGGCAGATCGACGTGTCCGCCCGGGTGATCTGGGCGTTCGAACGTCTCGGCTGGGCCTGGCAGGTGCGCTGGCCCACCGAGCAGCGGCTGGCCCGGCTGGCCGTGAAGTCAACCGCGTCAACCGCACCGTCGAAGGGATCGTCATGA
- a CDS encoding glycosyltransferase, which yields MIIVAVVALLAWLWLAATGFWRTDQRLPPRHRPANWPSVVVVVPARDEAAVLPETLPTLLAQRYPGPLRVVLVDDGSGDDTAAVARRIGGDRLTITASGDRPPGWAGKPWALARGTAEAGDAEFLLFTDADIAHGPDSLTALVEAAGERDLVSQMARLRTRTAWERLVVPAFVYFFAMLYPFRRVNGPGRTAAAAGGCCLVRRTALERAGGVAAIRDAVIDDVALGRAIKRAGGRIWLGLAGDVRSVRPYPTLRSLWRMVARSAYTQLRHSVVLLAGTVLGLAVVFLAPPVLTFASTGVPRFLALAAWLLMTLTFVPMLRYHGRPWPAAVLLPVTAALYLLMTVDSAIQHWRGRGAAWKGRSYPRARA from the coding sequence GTGATCATCGTGGCGGTCGTCGCGCTGCTGGCCTGGCTGTGGCTGGCCGCGACCGGCTTCTGGCGCACCGACCAGCGTCTCCCGCCCCGTCACCGGCCCGCGAACTGGCCGTCGGTGGTGGTCGTCGTGCCCGCCCGGGACGAGGCCGCCGTCCTGCCGGAAACCCTGCCCACGCTGCTCGCCCAGCGCTACCCCGGGCCCCTGCGCGTGGTGCTGGTGGACGACGGCAGCGGCGATGACACCGCCGCCGTCGCCCGGAGGATCGGGGGCGACCGGCTCACGATCACCGCATCGGGTGATCGGCCGCCGGGGTGGGCCGGCAAGCCGTGGGCCCTGGCCCGCGGCACGGCGGAGGCGGGGGACGCCGAGTTCCTGCTGTTCACCGACGCCGACATCGCGCACGGACCGGACTCGTTGACCGCCCTGGTCGAGGCCGCCGGGGAGCGCGACCTCGTGTCGCAGATGGCCCGCCTGCGCACCCGAACCGCCTGGGAACGGCTCGTCGTTCCCGCGTTCGTGTACTTCTTCGCGATGCTCTACCCGTTCCGCCGCGTCAACGGCCCCGGCCGCACCGCCGCGGCCGCCGGCGGTTGCTGCCTGGTGCGGCGCACGGCGCTGGAGCGGGCCGGGGGAGTGGCGGCGATCCGGGACGCGGTGATCGACGACGTCGCCCTCGGCCGGGCGATCAAGCGCGCCGGTGGCCGTATCTGGCTCGGTCTTGCCGGGGACGTGCGCAGCGTCCGCCCGTACCCGACCCTGCGCTCGCTGTGGCGGATGGTCGCGCGCAGCGCCTACACCCAGCTGCGGCACTCGGTCGTGCTGCTCGCGGGAACCGTGCTCGGCCTGGCCGTGGTGTTCCTCGCCCCGCCGGTGCTGACCTTCGCGAGTACCGGCGTCCCGCGCTTCCTCGCGCTCGCGGCGTGGCTGCTGATGACGCTCACCTTCGTCCCGATGCTGCGTTACCACGGCCGGCCCTGGCCGGCCGCGGTGCTGCTGCCGGTGACCGCGGCCCTGTACCTGCTGATGACCGTCGACTCAGCGATCCAGCACTGGCGCGGCCGCGGCGCCGCGTGGAAGGGCCGCAGCTACCCGCGTGCGCGGGCGTGA
- a CDS encoding DUF2630 family protein → MADQEIIADIDRLIAEEHELRSRSIGGGLSDDDRARMRRVEEQLDQCWDLLRRRRAAREFGENPDQAQARPAGEVESYQQ, encoded by the coding sequence ATGGCCGACCAGGAGATCATCGCCGACATCGACAGGCTGATCGCCGAGGAGCACGAGCTGCGGTCCCGGTCGATCGGCGGCGGCCTGAGCGACGACGACCGCGCCCGCATGCGCCGGGTCGAGGAGCAGCTGGACCAGTGCTGGGACCTGCTCCGCCGGCGCCGGGCGGCACGCGAGTTCGGGGAGAACCCGGACCAGGCGCAGGCCCGCCCGGCCGGCGAGGTCGAGTCCTACCAGCAGTGA
- a CDS encoding FMN reductase has translation MSRTLVVVSAGLSSPSSTRLLGDRLAQATAREIDAAVTVVELRDLAGDIANNLVTGFPSPKLGDAIDAVTRADGLIVVTPIFNASYSGLFKSFFDVIEAGSLQGKPVLIAATAGTARHSLALEFALRPLFAYLRADVVPTAVFAASADWGASDRPDGDLTARIDRAAGELAAVMAGRPAAAPETDADEFVPFEAQLARLGITS, from the coding sequence ATGTCCCGCACACTCGTGGTCGTCTCGGCCGGCCTGAGCAGTCCCTCGTCGACGCGGCTGCTGGGCGACCGGCTGGCGCAGGCCACCGCCAGGGAGATCGACGCCGCCGTGACGGTGGTCGAGCTGCGCGACCTCGCCGGTGACATCGCCAACAACCTCGTCACCGGATTCCCCAGCCCCAAGCTGGGCGACGCGATCGACGCCGTCACCCGCGCGGACGGGCTCATCGTCGTCACGCCGATCTTCAACGCCTCCTACAGCGGCCTGTTCAAGTCGTTCTTCGACGTGATCGAGGCCGGCTCGCTGCAGGGCAAGCCCGTCCTCATCGCCGCCACCGCGGGCACCGCCCGGCACTCGCTCGCGCTGGAGTTCGCCCTGCGGCCCCTGTTCGCCTACCTGCGTGCCGACGTGGTGCCCACCGCGGTGTTCGCCGCCTCGGCGGACTGGGGCGCGTCCGACCGCCCGGACGGCGACCTCACCGCCCGCATCGACCGCGCCGCCGGGGAGCTGGCCGCGGTGATGGCCGGACGGCCCGCCGCCGCGCCGGAAACCGATGCGGACGAGTTCGTCCCGTTCGAGGCGCAGCTGGCCCGCCTGGGCATCACGTCATAG
- a CDS encoding acyl-CoA dehydrogenase family protein has product MLARDFGLTETQRDFRRLAAEFVDAEIVPHAREWDRAEHVDQAVVRRLGELGFLGLTLGERYGGVDADMLSYVLVTEELGRGDSAVRGIVSVSLGLVAKTIATHGTEEQKQEWLPRLSSGAALGCFGLTEPGTGSDAGSLRTRAKRDGADWVIDGSKMFITNGTWAQVALTFARTGDTGITAFLVPTDAPGFTAREIKGKLGLRGQATAELTYDHVRVPDSARLGEVGRGLGIALGTLSRGRISVAAGAVGVAQAALDAATGYATGREQFGRPIASFQLVQELLADAAVDVQASRLLTHQVARMADAGMTPKEYATDASAAKYHASETAVRVTNNCLQVFGGYGFIDEYPVGKYVRDARVLTLYEGTSQVQKLIIGRDLTGVDAMT; this is encoded by the coding sequence ATGCTGGCACGGGACTTCGGGCTCACCGAGACCCAGCGCGACTTCCGCCGGCTGGCGGCGGAGTTCGTGGACGCCGAGATCGTCCCGCACGCCCGCGAGTGGGACCGCGCCGAGCACGTCGACCAGGCGGTGGTGCGGCGGCTGGGCGAGCTCGGGTTCCTCGGCCTGACGCTGGGCGAGCGCTACGGCGGCGTGGACGCCGACATGCTGTCCTACGTGCTGGTCACCGAGGAGCTGGGCCGCGGTGACTCGGCGGTGCGGGGCATCGTGTCGGTGTCGCTCGGCCTGGTGGCGAAGACGATCGCCACGCACGGCACCGAGGAGCAGAAACAGGAGTGGCTGCCGCGGCTGAGCAGCGGCGCGGCGCTGGGCTGTTTCGGCCTCACCGAGCCGGGCACCGGCTCCGACGCCGGCTCGCTGCGCACCCGGGCGAAACGGGACGGCGCCGACTGGGTGATCGACGGCAGCAAGATGTTCATCACCAACGGCACCTGGGCCCAGGTCGCGCTGACGTTCGCCCGCACCGGCGACACCGGCATCACCGCGTTCCTGGTGCCCACCGATGCGCCCGGCTTCACCGCGCGGGAGATCAAGGGCAAGCTCGGGCTGCGCGGCCAGGCGACGGCGGAGCTGACCTACGACCACGTGCGCGTCCCGGACTCCGCCCGGCTGGGCGAGGTCGGCCGGGGCCTCGGCATCGCGCTCGGCACGCTGTCCCGCGGCCGGATCTCGGTGGCGGCGGGTGCCGTCGGCGTGGCCCAGGCCGCCCTCGACGCGGCCACCGGCTACGCCACCGGGCGCGAGCAGTTCGGCCGGCCGATCGCCTCGTTCCAGCTGGTGCAGGAGCTGCTCGCGGACGCCGCGGTGGACGTGCAGGCCTCCCGGCTGCTCACCCACCAGGTCGCCCGCATGGCCGACGCCGGGATGACGCCGAAGGAGTACGCCACGGACGCCTCGGCGGCGAAGTACCACGCGAGCGAGACCGCTGTGCGCGTGACGAACAACTGCCTGCAGGTGTTCGGCGGGTACGGGTTCATCGACGAGTACCCCGTCGGCAAGTACGTCCGGGACGCGCGCGTGCTCACCCTCTACGAGGGCACCAGCCAGGTGCAGAAGCTGATCATCGGCCGGGACCTGACCGGCGTGGACGCTATGACGTGA